ttattttgtttttatcgacacctctctctctctaagcatatgAACATGTTTTTTGatatcggttttcgcttgaggacaagcgaggtctaagcttgggggagttgatatacgtccattttgcatcatgtattCCTActtttatttataatgtttttatgcatttctctcataatatgcaaggtttacacaaagagggagaatgctggcagctggaattctggacctgaaaaagctacgtcagagatacctattttgcacatctcctaataagctaaaacttcacggataattattttggaatgtataaaaaatattggagcaaataactaccggggGGGCACCTAGTGACcagaagacaccagggcgcgccctggtgggttgtggccagcccagcccacctccggtgcccatcttctggtacttAAGgtctttttacctagaaaaaaataaagagaggactttcggACGGAGCGCGggcgtcttgaggcggaacttgggcaggagcacttttgccctccgggagagcgattccgccgggggaagttCCCTCCCAGATGGGGAAATCGaatccatcgtcatcaccaacaatcctctcatctttgggaggtcaatcttcatcaacatcttcaacaacaccatctcctctcaaaccctagttcatctcttgtgttcaatctttgtaccggaacctcatattggtacctgtgggtgactagtagtgttgattacatcttgtggttgattactatatggtttatttggtggaatattatatgttcagatccattatgctatttaatacccctctgatcttgagcatgaatatcatttgtgagtagttacttttgttcttgaggtcacgagagaagtcatgttgcaggtaatcatgtgaagttgctatatgttcgatattttgatgatatgtatgttgtgattcccttagtggtgacaTGTGAACTTTGACTACatgcacttcaccatctttgggcctaagggaatgcattgtggagtagttattagatgatgggttgctatagtgacagaagcttaaaccctagtttatgcactacttcgtaagggaccgatttggatccatatgtttaatgctatggttagattttaccttatcacttttctcgtagttgcggattcttgcgagggggttaattataagtgcgaggtttgttcaagtaagaacagcacccaagcaccggcccacccacatatcaaattatcaaagtagcgaacacaaatcaaaccaacatgatgaaagtgactagatgaaattcccatgtgcccTCAAGAACTATTGGCTTATTATAATAGACCgtgttggcatgtcctttgccacaaaatatttgggctaccttgctgcactttatttaccgttatcgttacttgcacgttacaaattatcttgctatcaaactactcgttaccgacaatttcagtgcttgcaaaaattaccttgctgaaaaccacttgtcatttccttctgctcctcgttgggttcgacactcttacttattgaaaggactacgattgatcccctatacttgtgggtcattagtctTGTCTTCCAGCCGGCAAAGCAGACCAAAAAGTTCCAAGTCCACCCCGAAGACCCCGACAAAACGGTAACCATTGGGGGAGATCTCTCGGAGGGCCAGGAGGCAAAGCTCCTCGCCTTCCTCTGAACCAACTAGAACATATTCGTATGAAAGCCCGCCGACATGCCAGGAGTGCCAGCAGAGAACGCCGAACACCGCCTAAATGTTCGCAAGGACATGAGGTTGGTAAAGCAGGCTCTGCGGCGCTTCGCTACAGAGAAATGAATGAAGATATGAGAAGAAATAGCACACCTACTCACGACCAAGTTCATAAGGGAGGTCGCACACCCGAGTAGCTGCCAAACCCCGtgatggtgctgaagaagaacaacacaTGGCACAAGTGTGTGGACTACACCGACCTCAACAAGgcgtgccccaaggacccattcccGCTACCAAGGATCGATCAGATAATCAACTCCACGATAGTGTGCAAGCGCCTATGCTTCTTGGACTCATATTCAGGATACCACTAGATTCGGATGAAAGAAACCGACCAGGAAACAACCTCTTTCTACAAGTAGGTAAGCGAAACGGCAGCACCGTGATATTGTGCACAAGAACAATGACATGAATCTCGTCCTTTAACACATCAATGTATTAAGAAGGGAAAAGGGCATTCCCGATTGTTGCTAGGAGCCAATAGTGAGTGCATAGTTTCATTGAACCCAACTGTGTATTCAGAAACTGACTCTGTTTGCCGCAAATGAAACAATTCATGCAACAACACTTAGAATTCGTTACGGCCGAATTGTTCATCTACCAGAGCATAGAATAATTCAAAATTCATTTCCTCCCAATCTCACCCAACATTTTCTAACCACAACAAAGCAAGACATGCAAATGCATTGATGTTGTATCTAACCAGAGTGCGGAATTTATATGGAACACCCTCAAATACGACTCATAATTTCTTCTCCAACTTCGTGGTATCTCCCCCTAGGGATGCAAATTTGGAACCTTTAGGGTACCCTCCGACCCTACTTAGATCAATCAAatgaacttaagtttcaaaaatgaAGTGAATTTTGGAGATTTAGTTCATTTAGTTGAACTAATGAGGGTTGGAGGATACCTACTCTGACGGGGGAGGACGAGGGAGGGGTTTAGGAAAGGCGTGCATGCCCACAACACGAACATGGTAACCACGTCGATGACAGACCCCCATGGTGTTATCTCGACGTGGTGGCCACCTGGCCCATAATCGAGGTCACTGATGTTGCTCGGCTAGACATCAGGAAGGCGCGGGATGAGCGACTACATATCAAAGGGTTTGAGGACCAATATCAAATTTCGTGCCACCAAATCCAGTTCCTCGCACATCCCACCCATCCCAGTCCTCAGATTTGCTACTAATGCCTCCATAGTCGGCCTCCATGGGTCAACTCCTCCATGGGCGGCTTAAGCGCCTCGAACACGTCGTTACACACCGTCACCACCTTCTAGATGACCGTGTTCTGCTCCTGGATGGCCTTGAGAACTACGGTGATGTCGTCGATCCGTTGCTTCATATGATGGTTTGACGTTGTTGGTGAGTGGAGAAGGTGAGGTTCTTGAGGTAGCGCGGGGCTTCACCAAACATCATGGCCATACAAAGAACAATAGACGTACCAAAAATTACGTCCATatccatagaccacctagtgaCGACTAGAAGCACTGGAGCGAGTTGAAGGCACACCGTCGTCATCGTCCCTCCCTCACTGGAGACGGGTAAAACCTTGTTGTGGTAGACAGTTGAGACATTGTCATGCTAAGCCCGAAAGGATCAGCACACCAGAACAACAACTGTCGTCAATGACGAGAAGCGTCGATAAGAAGGATCAAACTTGTAAACACATGAACACAGAGGAACGAATACTATCCACCGAAGACAAAAACCGACCGAATCCCCTGAGATCCGTCGGAGTTGTATATAGGAAGACTGACCTATTTCTTTTGATTAGCCTCAGATTTTACCTATTTCTTTTCCTTTGCACCTTATGAACCCTGAAAAAATTACACTTCATAAAAaatgaatggagggagtaatacgtAGGAATTTTGTTCGAAACAAATAAAATGAGAGTTCAGACCAAACATGTGGCACAAGCTTGGCCTCGTTGCAAAGGTTTGCCGATCACGTCACATGGACGAAATCACGAGCGACAGATTACAACGTGACGATCAGGAAAGAAAGACCAGAACACTGCCGTGACAGATTGAAGTTTCGAGCACCATTATCATCGAGCCAATCGGACAACACAGCCTCCAGTAGTCCAGTGTAGTGAGGACTGAGGAACTGAGGATGTCTCCGTACTTCGTGCTGGTCGCCGGCGTCGCCGCGCTCCTCGCCGTCATCTATGTTGTCATCAGGAAGGCTCCAGGCAGAAGCAGCAGCAAGCTCCCGCCCTCGCCGCCGTCGCGTCCGTTGGTCGGCCACCTGCACCTGATGGGCAGCCTCCCGCACCGCTCCTTGCGCGAGCTGCACTCTCGGTATGGCACCGACGGTGGTCTCCTGTTTCTGCAGCTCGGGCGCAGGCCGACGCTGGTGGTgtccacggcggcggcggcaacggacCTGTACAAGAACCACGACCTCGCCTTCGCCTCCCGCGTGCCCAGCGTGCCGGTGGACAAGCTGACGTACGGCTGCATGAACGTATCGTTCGCGCCTTACGGCGACGCCTGGCGCCGCAGCAAGAAGATGGCCGTCATCCACCTCCTCTCCCCGCGCCGCGCCGACTCGTTCGCCCCCGTGCGCGCCGCCGAGGCGGCGACCCTCGTCGCAGCAGCCCGCCGCGCGGCGGAGGCGGGTGAGGTCGTGGAGCTGAGGGAGCTTCTGTACGCCTACAGCAACTCGGTGGTGACCCGCGCAGCCGCCGGCGCCGCGGGGGCCACGGCGGAGAAGATGAAAGAGCTCATGGGGAACTCCGCGGCGTTCATGTCGGGGCTCCAAGCGGAGGACGTGCTTCCTGGCGCGGCGGCAAAGATGGTTAGGTGGGCAACGGGGCTGGAGAAGAGGATCGACGTCCAGGTTGAAGCGTGGGACAAGTTCTTATCCGAGATAATGGCCGAGCACCTTGAGAAGAAGCGTGACAACGGCGCAGGGGAGGAGGACTTCTTGGGCGTCTTGCTCCGGCTGAGGAAAGAAGGCACCGCCGGGCTCGAGCTCACCGACAATCGCATCAAAAGCATCATCAAGGTGATCGCCGAAGAATTCGCTTTAAATTTCTCAGCAAATTTTAACTTAAGTCGTTTCCCTTGATCCTCTGCTCCATGGCCGTTTCTTGATATGCAGGACATGATCTTCGCCGGAACTGAGACGTCATCTATCACGCTGGAACGGGTCATGGCGGAGCTCATCGGAAACCCGCGGGTAATGGCCAAGCTGCAGGACGAGGTAACACGAATCGCCAACGGCAAGCCAACCATCGAGGAAGACGATCTGAGGATGATGGGGTACCTTAAGGCGGTGCTGAAGGAGGTGCTCCGGCTCCACCCGCCGGCACCGCTCCTCGTCCCGCACGAGTCGACGACGGCGGCGGTCGTCCAGGGCTACGAGATCCCCGCCAAGACGGCGCTCTTCATCAACGCTTGGGCAATCGCGAGGGACCCCGCGGCGTGGGGCGACGCGGCGGAGGAGTTCCGGCCAGAGCGGTTCTTGGACGGCGCCAGCGCGACGGACGTGGACGTGAGGGGGAACGACTACCAGCTCCTCCCATTCGGCGCCGGCCGGCGAATCTGCCCCGCCATAAACTTCGCACTGCCGGTGCTGGAGATCGCGGTCGCCAGCCTTGTCCGCCACTTCGACTGGGAGCTCCCCGCCGGGACGCGTCTGGATATGGCTGAGACGCCGGGGCTGGTCACGCCGCCGCTGGTTCCACTGCGCCTCGTCCCCAAGTCAAGTGCAGGGCGCATGCTTAATTAGCCAGCATTTAGCAGTGCCACGGAATCCGTAGGGGATTTCCTAAGAATTCAGTAGGATGCTAAATTTCTAAAGAATGT
Above is a window of Triticum dicoccoides isolate Atlit2015 ecotype Zavitan chromosome 5B, WEW_v2.0, whole genome shotgun sequence DNA encoding:
- the LOC119311256 gene encoding cytochrome P450 71A1-like; amino-acid sequence: MSPYFVLVAGVAALLAVIYVVIRKAPGRSSSKLPPSPPSRPLVGHLHLMGSLPHRSLRELHSRYGTDGGLLFLQLGRRPTLVVSTAAAATDLYKNHDLAFASRVPSVPVDKLTYGCMNVSFAPYGDAWRRSKKMAVIHLLSPRRADSFAPVRAAEAATLVAAARRAAEAGEVVELRELLYAYSNSVVTRAAAGAAGATAEKMKELMGNSAAFMSGLQAEDVLPGAAAKMVRWATGLEKRIDVQVEAWDKFLSEIMAEHLEKKRDNGAGEEDFLGVLLRLRKEGTAGLELTDNRIKSIIKDMIFAGTETSSITLERVMAELIGNPRVMAKLQDEVTRIANGKPTIEEDDLRMMGYLKAVLKEVLRLHPPAPLLVPHESTTAAVVQGYEIPAKTALFINAWAIARDPAAWGDAAEEFRPERFLDGASATDVDVRGNDYQLLPFGAGRRICPAINFALPVLEIAVASLVRHFDWELPAGTRLDMAETPGLVTPPLVPLRLVPKSSAGRMLN